The Beijerinckiaceae bacterium genome has a window encoding:
- a CDS encoding (2Fe-2S)-binding protein: MNSDVAYAICSMNDIPSQKARGFQLMRVGEDGTNRPWHIVVIRWGRQVFGYVNKCPHDGVNLDWERNQFLDPNGIRLMCGKHGALFELGTGTCVDGPCKGRSLTPVALTILDNDICVTGVTLVEEDDSIEDEEIADEEKA, from the coding sequence ATGAACTCAGATGTTGCTTATGCAATTTGCAGCATGAATGACATTCCCAGCCAGAAGGCCAGGGGTTTTCAGCTGATGCGCGTCGGGGAGGATGGCACCAACCGGCCGTGGCACATTGTGGTGATTCGATGGGGCCGGCAGGTGTTTGGTTATGTCAACAAATGTCCCCACGATGGGGTCAATCTCGACTGGGAGCGAAACCAGTTTTTGGATCCGAATGGCATCCGCCTGATGTGCGGCAAACATGGTGCGCTGTTCGAACTAGGGACCGGCACCTGCGTCGACGGGCCCTGCAAGGGCCGGAGTTTGACACCCGTGGCCCTGACCATTTTGGACAATGACATCTGTGTCACGGGTGTAACGCTTGTCGAGGAAGACGATAGCATTGAGGACGAAGAGATTGCAGACGAAGAGAAGGCCTGA